The stretch of DNA TTTAGCCATTGAGAAAGCCCTTGAGATTGCTACGCCCGAACACCTAATACTCATATGCGGTTCCTTATATCTCGTAGGTGAAGCGAGAAGCATACTAAAAAAATATAATGAATGATTGTCTAGTTGTTATCATACAATATTATATACCCATGGAAAAAGGAATGATGTATGATGCAATTGGATGTGGAAAACATGGACGATAAAACCCTTAAAAAGGCAATAGTAGAAGCAAAAGATAAATGGAGAGCTTCTGGTGATGGGATTGTATCTGATATTCTAAAGGAAGAGTATGAATGTCTCTTAAAGGAAGCAAAAAAACGTAATTTGACTTTGAGTCGCGAAGAACTTTTAGATTTTATACTTTCTTCCTGTCCTCAAAAATCATGGTTTAAGACTTCTCGTTAGTACATTTTGCATCTCCCTGCCATATAATGAATTAACATTATTTGCGTAGGGGGATGCCTATATATGGGAATAAAAGACAAGATTATTGTAGCTAATACAGCTGATAGCACATTATCCATAATAGATCTAAAAAATAATACTAGACTGAGTGATGTACATCTTGAAGAAGGTTTTGGTCCTTATTGTCTTGCATTGGATAATATCTATAACCGTATTATAGTAACTGGATTATATGATGACAGCATAATTTTTATAGATAAGAAAAGTTTCAATATCATGGGCAAGGCTTATGTAGGGTGCAGTCCTAGTAGTATTGCACTGGATAATATAGGGTTGGCATATGTATGCAATGCAGATTCAGATTGTATTTCAATAATAGATATGAAAAACATGAGGACAATAGGACAGATAGAAGCAGGATATATGCCACAATCAATAGATTACAACATTTATAAGAATATATTGGCGGTTGCCAATACCAATTCAAATGATGTATGGATTATGGATGGTCATAAATATAATGTAATAAAAAAAATAGATGCATATCATTATCCTTGTAAAGTCAAATTTTCAAAAGATGGTAACTATTTATATATAGGATGCTTTTTTAGTCACTGTGATAATATAGGATGTATAACATTGATAGATTTAAAGACATTTGATATAGATAGCAAGATAGAAACAGGAGGTCTTGCTTGTGAAATATTACAAATGGAAGATGACAGTTCTGTTTTATCAATTTCTACTGAAAAGAATAGACTGGAGATTATTGATATACTAAATGAACGTATGACTTCTACTATTTTAACTGGGAATCTACCACGCGGTATTGCAGTTAATTACGAATGTATGTATGCTTATATAACGAATAGTGGTGATGATACTGTATCTATCGTTGATTTAGCGAATGGGGTCAGGGTAACTGATATAAAAGTAGGTAGAGAGCCAAATGGTATTATATTTTTAAGTTGTTAAGCCCTCCATTATACTTTTATATATTTCAGGGGCTTTGTTTTTCCAATTATTGCATATAGTTCTGGCTTGATGACTGTTTACTACGTTTAACTTTAGCTCTAACAAAGTTACCTCTTGTTCCATTACCCTGCATACAACTTCGTATTGCTTATTTGAAATTTTTATGTAATCAGCTGTTATCTGACTTTCCTTTCTGAGTTTATTGCGATTTTTTTGAGCATATGATTCTATTAATTCCCGGGTAGAGACTGAAAGTCTATGTTTAAAAAATTCAAGTACCTCGTTTCCCTTTGCAGTAATACAATAAAAGTATCTATTGCCTGCCTCGAGATAGTTAACTAGCTCTGATGATACTAGTTCCCCAAGAGATTGTTGTAGTAAAAAATAATCCAAAAGATTATTTTCCAAAAAAAACTGCGTTATCTGAGGGTTGGTCAAAGGGATCCCCAGACAGTGCATAAAATACAAAATTGAAAGCTTATTATCTGCTATTTCAGTTATCTGCCCCATATTTTTCACCTCTAAAATCTAATAAATAACACGAAGTAACATACATTATAGCATATTTCTAAGAATTTTGATACTAGAAAAAAGCTTTTTAAAAAATCGCGTATATTATGTATAATCATAAAAAAATACCTCCAAGTAGATAATCTAATTTTTAATTAATTAGACTGTCTACTTTGGAAGTATCATATCATAAATTACTAGACTGTTTTTATGATCTTTATAAGAGCATTGGTTAGATAACAAAGGGTTTTATTTCTTCCATTAGATTATCACAATCATCGGAATATACCTCTAAAGTAACAGGTTTGCTTAAATCCAAGCTAAATATACCAAGAATTGATTTGGCATCTACTACATGACGGCCAGATCTTAAATCAATTTCGTAAGGATATTTGCTTACGATATTAACAAAATCCTTAACATTTTCAGCTAATGTCAATTTGATATTAACGGTTTTCATAATTACCATCCTCCCCAGATTAATTATTATATTAATGACTTTATTTTTAGTATATATCAATATTTTTATAGTTACAATACCCTTATGACATTTTTGCCGGTATAAACAAAAACAGTTATTATATTTCGTTATAATGCGATAACTATTTGTCAATAATAGATAAATAAACTGTATTACTAATTTGAAACGAAATAAAAGGAGGATTTTTAAAATTGAGAATAGGTATTCCTCGAGGCCTTCTATATTATGATTATGCGCCATTTTGGAAGGCATATTTTGAAGGGCTGGGGCATGAGGTGGTAGTATCAAGGCCCACTTCCAAGAAAATATTGGATCAGGGTACTTTTGTATGTGTGGATGATGCATGTGTACCGGTCAAAATATTTCATGGACATGTGATGGATCTAATGGGGCGGTGTGACGTCATCTTTATTCCCCGTCTTGTCAGCGTATGCAGGGACGAGTATACCTGCCCTAAGATTATAGGTATACTTGAGATGATCAAAAATTCCATACCAGGAGATATGGATATATTAACTATAGCTATAAATAATCATAAAGATATGGATATGGAACGCAAATCATATATAAATCTTGCAAAAAAGATAAATGAAAAGAAACTAGATGTTTATAGGATTGTAGATAATGCCTATGCTATCCAAAAACATACTGAGGAGGAGACAATTAGAAAGTGGACATCTTTGGACGGCAACAAAAAGGCTATAGGCCTTATTGGACATCCTTATATTACTCAGGATTCATATATAAATATGAATATTATAAGAACTTTAGAAGGGGAAGGTTATACAGTTATATTACCTGAAAATATAACTGAAAAGGAGATATGGCATGAATGCGATAAATTGCCTAAAAAACTTTTTTGGAGCCATGGTCGTAGAATATTAGGTGGCGGACTTGCAATGGCTGAGAGCAGAAAGGTATCGGGTATTTTATTCATATCCAGCTTTGGATGTGGAATAGATGCATTTATGGGAGAATTGTTGGAACGTATGAATCACAATCAATACAAACTACCCTATACATCTATAATCGTAGACGAGCAAACTGGGCAGGCGGGAGTTAATACAAGGCTAGAAGCTTTTTTAGATATGATTGAATGGAGGAAAAAGGATGAAATTGACATTTCCAAACATGGGGAAGGTATACATATCAGCCAAGGCGCTGTTGGAGGATCTGGATATTGATGCTGTAGTACCACCAAGAAATACAAAGGAGACATTGGAGATAGGTACAAAATTTTCGCCGGAAACTGCTTGTCTTCCCCTAAAAATTCTCATGGGTAATTATATACAAAGTATTGAAAAAGGCGCTGAAGCAGTGGTTATTACAGGCAGTTGTGGTCCGTGTCGATTTGGATATTATGGAGTAGTACAGGAGCAGATCCTTAGGGATTTAGGGTATGACATTGAGATATTGATGCTAGATCCACCCAAAAGTAAGGAAGACTGCAAATATTTTATAGATCGTTTAGTCAAGATAACTGGCCCTAGAAAAGTTGGGGATGTAGTTAAATATTCATGGCAAGCCTACATGGTAAACAAGGCTTGTGATGAATTGTATGAAATTGCCCTCGATAAGCGGCCTAGGGAACTTATAAAAGGTAGTACGGATAGACTATTGCATGATTTTGAGATGAATATACCTAAAGTAAGGGGTTCTAAAGCGACTATGAAGTTGATAAGGGATTATGGTGATAAAATAAAAAACTTAGATGAACAGGATGGATTTAAACCATTGAATCTAGGATTGGTAGGAGAGATATATACCCTTATTGAGCCTTTTGTCAATATTAATATAGAACAAAAATTAGGCAATTTGGGAGTTAGGGTATATAAGAATCTTACAGCAGACAAGTGGGTACGAAATCATATAGTGCCAGATATAAGGTTTAGGATACATGAAAAGCGTATCTTGAAAGAGGGTAAACCATATCTAGGATTGTGCATAGGGGGGCATGCATGGCAGACTGTAGCCCACTCTGTAAACTATGCAAAAGAGGGATTGGATGGGATAATACAGATAATGCCATTTGGATGTATGCCGGAGATAGTTGCTAAAAGTATACTGCCATCCGTATCACGGGATAAGGATATACCTATAATGACTTTAGTGGTAGATGAAATGACAGGTGAGGGTGGATATAATACGAGATTAGAGGCATTTGTGGATCTCATGTCTAATAAAAAGGAGGAGAATAGTTTAAATGCAAGAGCTTTATCTAGGTATTGATGTAGGATCGGTGAGTACCAATGTTGTACTCATGGATAATGATAATCGTGTACTTGAAAAATATTATTTAAGAACCCAGGGTCAGCCTATACAGATACTAAAAGGTGCACTTGAGGATATAGCATCTATCTTGCCTGAAACTGCCCATATTGCCGGTATAGGTACTACAGGCAGCGGAAGACAGCTGGCTTCTGTAATCGTAGGTGCAGATGCTGTAAAAAATGAGATTACTGCCCATGGTATAGCTGCCTTAAAATCAGTGCCGGAAGTGAGTACTGTACTTGAAATAGGTGGACAGGATTCAAAGATAATAATAATAAGGAATGGTATGGTATCTGATTTTGCTATGAATACTGTATGTGCTGCCGGGACCGGATCATTTTTGGACAGGCAGGCTAATAGATTAGATATACCTATCGAAGAATTTGGTAGCTTAGCATTGGAGTCCAAATGTCCGGTACGCATAGCAGGTAGATGTGCAGTTTTTGCCGAGTCTGATATGATACACAAACAACAGATGGGATGTAGCGTAGAGGATATAGTAAAAGGTTTATGTCAGGCTTTAGTACGAAATTATTTGAATAATGTGGCAAAGGGTAAGGAAATATTGCCTAAGGTAGTGTTTCAAGGTGGGGTAGCTGCCAATAGGGGTATAATACAGGCATTTGAAGAGATGTTAAATACGGAGGTAGTTATTCCTGAACACTACGATGTAATGGGCGCATTTGGTGCGGCATTGCTTGCAAAGAGGGAGGTAAAAAAGAACGGCATTACTAACTTTAGAGGATTTAAAATGCTCGATCAAGAATTTTCAACTAATAGTTTTGAGTGTGATGGATGCCCAAATCTTTGTGAAATAATAGAAATAAAGATAGGAAATAAGACAGTAGCAAGATGGGGAGACCGATGTGGAAAGTGGCACTATGTATTGCCTTCTCAAAATGCCGTATCTTTTTAGAATATTCTTATAATGCTGAGGGATAATAATTTATATCCAAAGTAAATTAATCTGTGAATAAAAGGGAGGCAAAAATCTATGAAAGATTTCCAATCTTCTAGTACTGAACAGAAACAATATGTGGCAGCAGTTTGTCCAGAGTATGAATCTATGATGGATAACCTCCAAAATAGCAGCATACGATACGGTAATGATGAAATAAGCTGTGAAAATTGTGCCCATTGGGATAATGG from Xylanivirga thermophila encodes:
- a CDS encoding YncE family protein, producing MGIKDKIIVANTADSTLSIIDLKNNTRLSDVHLEEGFGPYCLALDNIYNRIIVTGLYDDSIIFIDKKSFNIMGKAYVGCSPSSIALDNIGLAYVCNADSDCISIIDMKNMRTIGQIEAGYMPQSIDYNIYKNILAVANTNSNDVWIMDGHKYNVIKKIDAYHYPCKVKFSKDGNYLYIGCFFSHCDNIGCITLIDLKTFDIDSKIETGGLACEILQMEDDSSVLSISTEKNRLEIIDILNERMTSTILTGNLPRGIAVNYECMYAYITNSGDDTVSIVDLANGVRVTDIKVGREPNGIIFLSC
- a CDS encoding DUF4364 family protein; its protein translation is MGQITEIADNKLSILYFMHCLGIPLTNPQITQFFLENNLLDYFLLQQSLGELVSSELVNYLEAGNRYFYCITAKGNEVLEFFKHRLSVSTRELIESYAQKNRNKLRKESQITADYIKISNKQYEVVCRVMEQEVTLLELKLNVVNSHQARTICNNWKNKAPEIYKSIMEGLTT
- a CDS encoding HPr family phosphocarrier protein encodes the protein MKTVNIKLTLAENVKDFVNIVSKYPYEIDLRSGRHVVDAKSILGIFSLDLSKPVTLEVYSDDCDNLMEEIKPFVI
- a CDS encoding acyl-CoA dehydratase activase-related protein, with amino-acid sequence MRIGIPRGLLYYDYAPFWKAYFEGLGHEVVVSRPTSKKILDQGTFVCVDDACVPVKIFHGHVMDLMGRCDVIFIPRLVSVCRDEYTCPKIIGILEMIKNSIPGDMDILTIAINNHKDMDMERKSYINLAKKINEKKLDVYRIVDNAYAIQKHTEEETIRKWTSLDGNKKAIGLIGHPYITQDSYINMNIIRTLEGEGYTVILPENITEKEIWHECDKLPKKLFWSHGRRILGGGLAMAESRKVSGILFISSFGCGIDAFMGELLERMNHNQYKLPYTSIIVDEQTGQAGVNTRLEAFLDMIEWRKKDEIDISKHGEGIHISQGAVGGSGY
- a CDS encoding CoA protein activase gives rise to the protein MKLTFPNMGKVYISAKALLEDLDIDAVVPPRNTKETLEIGTKFSPETACLPLKILMGNYIQSIEKGAEAVVITGSCGPCRFGYYGVVQEQILRDLGYDIEILMLDPPKSKEDCKYFIDRLVKITGPRKVGDVVKYSWQAYMVNKACDELYEIALDKRPRELIKGSTDRLLHDFEMNIPKVRGSKATMKLIRDYGDKIKNLDEQDGFKPLNLGLVGEIYTLIEPFVNINIEQKLGNLGVRVYKNLTADKWVRNHIVPDIRFRIHEKRILKEGKPYLGLCIGGHAWQTVAHSVNYAKEGLDGIIQIMPFGCMPEIVAKSILPSVSRDKDIPIMTLVVDEMTGEGGYNTRLEAFVDLMSNKKEENSLNARALSRY
- a CDS encoding acyl-CoA dehydratase activase; this translates as MQELYLGIDVGSVSTNVVLMDNDNRVLEKYYLRTQGQPIQILKGALEDIASILPETAHIAGIGTTGSGRQLASVIVGADAVKNEITAHGIAALKSVPEVSTVLEIGGQDSKIIIIRNGMVSDFAMNTVCAAGTGSFLDRQANRLDIPIEEFGSLALESKCPVRIAGRCAVFAESDMIHKQQMGCSVEDIVKGLCQALVRNYLNNVAKGKEILPKVVFQGGVAANRGIIQAFEEMLNTEVVIPEHYDVMGAFGAALLAKREVKKNGITNFRGFKMLDQEFSTNSFECDGCPNLCEIIEIKIGNKTVARWGDRCGKWHYVLPSQNAVSF